Proteins co-encoded in one Setaria viridis chromosome 9, Setaria_viridis_v4.0, whole genome shotgun sequence genomic window:
- the LOC117837607 gene encoding probable histidine kinase 4 produces the protein MGVGGGGEVAVSAPAEEAGKDEGEGGGGGWRVKAKLIRVLVVVWVLVAASVWTGLHYRFRRAAMRKAEEGLVSMCEERARMLQDQFAVSVNHVHALAILVATFHYEKHPPALDQDTFADYTARTSFERPLLSGVAYAQRVVHADRESFERQQGWIIKTMKHEPSPVQDEYAPVIYSQETVSYIEGLDMMSGEEDRENILRSRASGKAVLTRPFRLMSNHLGVVLTFPVYRDDLPSDAKEEDRVTATAGYLGGAFDVESLVENLLRQLAGNQELVVNVYDVTNNSNPLVMYGSEVPLGNPSPSHICMLDFGDPYRKHHMICRYRNKPHVPWSAITTPSGVFVIFMLVGYILYAAWSRYDNVKEDCRKMEELKKRAEAADVAKSQFLATVSHEIRTPMNGVLGMLDMLLDTDLKSTQRDYAQTAQVCGKALISLINEVLDRAKIEAGKLDLESVPFDLRSILDDVISLFSSKSREKGIELAVYVSERVPEILLGDPGRFRQIITNLVGNSIKFTERGHIFVQVHLADHSNLATEAKVEPVANGMNGHKDETTAVATSVSRNTLSGFEAADSRNSWENFKLLLSYEKNEMPYENVSDKVTLVVSVEDTGIGIPLDAQGKVFTPFMQADSSTSRTYGGTGIGLSISKCLVEIMGGQINFVSRPHVGSTFTFTAVLQRCDRRAISDSKPVMLHPLPSSFQGLSALLVDRRPVRATVTKYHLQRLGITSEVVATTELALGVLFGRNGHSLTSTKLPCMLLIESDSWSSKMDVSLRSRLLEMKQNGHKPVLPKIILLAAAESDKLKANYAVDSVITKPLKASTLAACLFQALGITQTQPNHEKRDSTGSLRGLLLGKSILVVDDNKVNLRVAAGTLKKFGAKVECVESGKDALALLKVPYKFDLCLMDIQMPEMDGFEATRQIRAMEAKVNEEQADAGDDSEADGATRAVKWHLPVLAMTADVIQATHEECTKCGMDGYVTKPFEEKQLFQAVQKFLDPGNMSS, from the exons ATGGGggtgggaggcggaggggaggtggcggtgtcggcgccggcggaggaggcggggaaggatgagggggaggggggcggcggcgggtggcgcgtgAAGGCGAAGCTGATCagggtgctggtggtggtgtgggtgcTGGTGGCGGCGTCGGTCTGGACGGGGCTGCACTACCGCTTCCGCCGCGCGGCGATGCGCAAGGCCGAGGAGGGGCTCGTCAGCATGTGCGAGGAGCGCGCGCGCATGCTGCAGGACCAGTTCGCCGTCTCCGTCAACCACGTCCACGCCCTCgccatcctcgtcgccacctTCCACTACGAGAAGCACCCGCCCGCGCTCGACCAG GACACGTTCGCGGACTACACCGCCAGGACGTCGTTCGAGCGGCCGCTGCTGAGCGGGGTGGCGTACGCGCAGCGGGTGGTGCACGCCGACAGGGAGAGCTTCGAGCGCCAGCAGGGGTGGATCATCAAGACAATGAAGCACGAGCCGTCCCCGGTGCAGGACGAGTACGCGCCGGTCATCTACTCGCAGGAGACCGTCTCCTACATCGAGGGGCTCGACATGATGTCCGGCGAG GAGGACCGTGAGAACATTTTGAGGTCAAGAGCATCAGGGAAGGCGGTTCTCACGAGACCGTTCCGGCTCATGTCGAACCACCTGGGTGTTGTACTGACGTTTCCTGTTTATCGCGATGATCTTCCATCTGATGCCAAGGAGGAGGATCGTGTTACGGCCACCGCTGG GTACCTTGGGGGAGCTTTTGATGTAGAATCATTAGTGGAAAATTTGTTGAGGCAGCTAGCTGGCAATCAGGAACTGGTGGTAAATGTTTATGATGTCACAAACAACTCAAACCCTCTTGTCATGTATGGATCCGAAGTTCCTCTTGGTAACCCCTCACCATCGCACATCTGCATGCTAGATTTTGGCGACCCATACAGAAAGCACCATATGATTTGCAG ATACAGAAACAAGCCTCATGTCCCATGGTCTGCAATTACTACCCCATCTGGTGTATTTGTCATATTTATGCTTGTGGGCTACATACTCTATGCTGCTTGGAGTCGCTATGATAATGTTAAGGAAGATTGCCGAAAGATGGAGGAGCTGAAAAAGCGGGCAGAAGCAGCTGATGTTGCTAAATCTCAG TTCCTTGCAACTGTTTCTCATGAGATCAGAACGCCCATGAATGGTGTCCTAG GAATGCTTGACATGCTGTTAGACACAGACCTAAAGTCTACCCAGAGGGATTATGCACAAACCGCTCAAGTCTGTGGAAAGGCTTTAATATCCCTGATTAATGAAGTGCTCGACAGAGCGAAAATTGAAGCTGGAAAGTTGGATCTTGAGTCTGTACCATTTGATCTGAGATCCATCCTTGATGATGTCATTTCGTTATTTTCTTCAAAGTCAAGAGAGAAGGGAATTGAG CTTGCTGTATATGTATCGGAAAGAGTTCCTGAAATCTTGTTGGGTGATCCCGGAAGGTTTCGACAGATAATTACAAATTTAGTGGGCAACTCAATTAAG TTCACAGAACGGGGACATATTTTTGTACAAGTTCATCTGGCAGATCACTCAAATCTTGCAACAGAAGCCAAAGTTGAACCAGTTGCAAATGGGATGAATGGACATAAAGATGAGACAACTGCCGTAGCAACCAGTGTTTCTCGCAACACACTAAGTGGTTTTGAAGCGGCTGATAGCCGAAATAGTTGGGAAAACTTCAAGCTTTTGCTTTCTTATGAGAAAAATGAGATGCCCTATGAAAATGTATCTGATAAAGTGACTCTCGTAGTAAGTGTCGAAGATACAGGGATAGGTATACCATTGGATGCCCAAGGCAAGGTGTTCACGCCTTTCATGCAAGCTGATAGTTCAACTTCTAGGACATACGGTGGTACTGGAATTGGACTGAGCATCAGCAAATGtcttgttgaaataatgggcggTCAGATAAACTTTGTCAGCCGACCCCATGTTGGCAGCACATTCACATTTACTGCAGTTCTCCAAAGATGTGACAGAAGAGCTATTAGTGACAGTAAGCCTGTCATGTTGCACCCTCTTCCATCCAGTTTTCAAGGTTTATCTGCACTGTTGGTTGATAGAAGACCAGTAAGAGCTACCGTAACTAAGTATCACTTGCAAAGGCTGGGAATTACCTCCGAAGTTGTCGCTACCACTGAACTGGCTCTTGGTGTGTTGTTTGGGAGAAATGGCCATTCCCTAACCAG CACGAAGCTACCATGCATGCTGTTGATTGAAAGTGATTCATGGAGCTCAAAGATGGATGTTTCCCTACGATCTAGACTCCTGGAGATGAAGCAGAATGGTCACAAACCCGTATTACCCAAAATTATCCTTCTCGCAGCTGCAGAATCAGACAAATTGAAAGCAAACTATGCAGTTGATTCTGTGATCACCAAGCCTCTGAAAGCAAGCACACTTGCCGCTTGTCTATTCCAAGCACTTGGTATCACACAGACACAGCCGAACCATGAGAAACGCGACAGCACAGGTTCTCTTCGTGGGTTGCTTCTTGGCAAGAGCATATTGGTGGTTGATGACAATAAGGTAAACCTTAGAGTGGCTGCTGGCACATTAAAGAAATTTGGAGCAAAGGTGGAGTGCGTGGAGAGTGGAAAAGATGCTCTAGCCCTCCTAAAAGTCCCATATAAGTTTGATCTTTGCCTTATGGACATTCAGATGCCTGAAATGGACGG GTTTGAGGCGACCAGGCAAATACGTGCAATGGAAGCGAAGGTGAATGAGGAGCAGGCAGACGCCGGTGATGATTCAGAAGCAGACGGCGCGACAAGGGCGGTGAAATGGCACTTGCCGGTCCTTGCAATGACCGCCGATGTCATCCAAGCCACCCACGAGGAGTGCACGAAGTGCGGGATGGATGGGTACGTCACGAAACCCTTCGAGGAGAAGCAGCTCTTCCAGGCGGTGCAGAAGTTCTTGGACCCTGGCAACATGTCAAGCTAA
- the LOC117838027 gene encoding UV-B-induced protein At3g17800, chloroplastic isoform X1, whose protein sequence is MEAAAAAALRSPTAAAAGPSRRPAAPGASSLHFDRRRGFAFGSKQLNSRTKRRSSVVRASWSPSESLPPSSSIAPLRMESPAGQLLSQILHTHPHLLPAAAEQQLQQLQTDREAEKDKDKESGAGEKPAPASGDLVLYRRIAEVKEKERRRALEEILYALVVQKFVEAGVSLVPALSHSIDSSGRVDQWAETVEERLQRLHSPEAYEMIENHLDLILGQRQGDATIAAISKLRVGQVYAASVMYGYFLKRVDQRFQLEKSMKSLPWGSEKEDDALNQVMTTDSMPSTQASSSHPEMASWTSPNFSTGGPSQSIKPCRLRSYVMSFDSDTLQRYATVRSKEAFGIIEKHTEALFGKPEVVITPEGTVDSSKDEHIRISFAGLRRLILEAVTFGSFLWDVESFVDSRYHFVTN, encoded by the exons ATggaggcagcagcagccgcggcgCTCAggtcgcccaccgccgccgccgccggcccctcgcggcggcccgcggcgccgggcgcgaGCTCGCTCCACTTCGACCGGAGGCGCGGCTTCGCCTTCGGCTCCAAG CAGCTCAACTCTAGGACCAAGAGGCGAAGTAGTGTGGTCAGGGCCTCCTGGTCCCCCTCGGAGTCCctgccgccgtcctcgtcgATCGCGCCGCTCAGGATGGAATCGCCGGCGGGGCAGCTCCTCTCGCAGATCCTGCACACGCACCCGCAcctcctgcccgccgccgccgagcagcagctccagcagctCCAGACCGACCGCGAGGCTGAGAAAGACAAGGACAAGGAGAGCGGTGCAGGTGAGAAGCCGGCTCCAGCAAGTGGCGACCTGGTGCTGTACAG GCGGATTGCTGAAGTAAAGGAAAAGGAGCGGAGAAGGGCCTTGGAGGAGATACTCTACGCACTGGTTGTTCAGAAGTTTGTTGAAGCTGGTGTTTCTTTGGTTCCAGCTCTCTCGCACTCCATTGATTCTTCTGGAAGAGTTGACCAGTGGGCAGAAACTGTGGAAGAAAGGCTTCAGCGTTTGCACTCGCCCGAGGCCTATGAAATGATTGAGAACCATCTTGATCTCATTCTGGGGCAGCGTCAAGGTGATGCCACCATTGCGGCCATAAGTAAGCTTCGAGTTGGCCAAGTCTATGCTGCATCTGTGATGTATGGTTATTTCCTCAAGAGAGTCGATCAGAGATTTCAGCTCGAGAAGTCGATGAAGAGCCTCCCTTGGGGATCAGAAAAGGAAGACGATGCTTTGAATCAAGTTATGACGACGGACTCAATGCCCTCAACTCAGGCTTCTAGCTCTCATCCGGAGATGGCCTCATGGACCTCACCTAACTTCAGCACAGGAGGGCCTAGCCAATCTATCAAGCCTTGCCGCCTTAGATCGTATGTCATGTCATTTGATTCAGACACACTACAGAGGTATGCAACGGTTAGGTCAAAGGAGGCCTTTGGCATTATCGAGAAGCACACAGAGGCACTCTTTGGGAAACCAGAGGTTGTGATTACACCTGAAGGCACAGTTGATTCTTCCAAGGACGAACATATTAGGATCAGCTTCGCCGGGCTGAGAAGGCTGATCCTAGAGGCTGTTACTTTCGGATCCTTCCTCTGGGATGTTGAGAGCTTTGTGGACTCCAGGTACCATTTCGTGACCAACTAA
- the LOC117838028 gene encoding anthranilate synthase beta subunit 2, chloroplastic produces MAYAAHVMAKIQPAAFLAATPRSNPRRPSSLRVGALSGSTTVQQKKIVAKSATSVVEGGDAFVGVKQNTRPIIVIDNYDSFTYNLCQYMGEVGANFEVYRNDEITVEEIKKISPRGILISPGPGTPQDSGISLQTVTELGPSIPLFGVCMGLQCIGEAFGGKVVRSPYGVVHGKGSLVHYDEKLDGTLFSGLPNPFQAGRYHSLVIEKGSFPRDALEIVAWTDDGLIMAARHRKYKHIQGVQFHPESIITTEGRFMVKNFIKIIEGYEALNCIP; encoded by the exons ATGGCCTACGCCGCACACGTCATGGCCAAGATCCAGCCCGCCGCCTTCCTCGCAGCGACGCCGCGGTCCAatccccgccgcccctccagcCTCCGCGTAG GAGCTCTCAGTGGATCCACAACAGTTCAACAGAAAAAAATTGTTGCTAAATCTGCCACCTCTGTGGTGGAAGGTGGTGATGCATTTGTTGGAGTAAAGCAAAATACTAGACCAATCATAGTCATAGACAACTACGATAGCTTCACATACAATCTATGCCAG TACATGGGAGAGGTGGGGGCTAATTTTGAAGTTTATCGCAATGATGAGATCACCGTGGAAGAAATTAAGAA GATTTCTCCTAGAGGAATACTTATCTCCCCAGGCCCTG GCACGCCTCAAGATTCAGGAATATCCTTGCAAACAGTTACAGAGCTTGGACCCTCTATACCCTTGTTTGGGGTTTGCATGGGTTTACAATGCATTGGAGAGGCATTTGGAG GGAAGGTTGTCCGATCTCCTTACGGAGTTGTGCATGGAAAGGGCTCCCTTGTTCATTATGATGAGAAGCTTGATGGAACTCTTTTTTCTGGTCTTCCAAA CCCATTCCAAGCCGGAAGGTACCACAGCCTTGTAATTGAAAAGGGTAGCTTTCCGCGTGATGCCCTGGAAATTGTTGCATGGACAGATGATGGGTTGATCATGGCTGCTCGCCACAGGAAATACAAACATATTCAG GGCGTGCAGTTCCATCCAGAGAGCATCATAACCACTGAAGGGAGGTTCATGGTCAAGAATTTCATCAAGATTATTGAAGGCTATGAAGCATTGAACTGCATTCCATGA
- the LOC117838027 gene encoding UV-B-induced protein At3g17800, chloroplastic isoform X2, with product MEAAAAAALRSPTAAAAGPSRRPAAPGASSLHFDRRRGFAFGSKLNSRTKRRSSVVRASWSPSESLPPSSSIAPLRMESPAGQLLSQILHTHPHLLPAAAEQQLQQLQTDREAEKDKDKESGAGEKPAPASGDLVLYRRIAEVKEKERRRALEEILYALVVQKFVEAGVSLVPALSHSIDSSGRVDQWAETVEERLQRLHSPEAYEMIENHLDLILGQRQGDATIAAISKLRVGQVYAASVMYGYFLKRVDQRFQLEKSMKSLPWGSEKEDDALNQVMTTDSMPSTQASSSHPEMASWTSPNFSTGGPSQSIKPCRLRSYVMSFDSDTLQRYATVRSKEAFGIIEKHTEALFGKPEVVITPEGTVDSSKDEHIRISFAGLRRLILEAVTFGSFLWDVESFVDSRYHFVTN from the exons ATggaggcagcagcagccgcggcgCTCAggtcgcccaccgccgccgccgccggcccctcgcggcggcccgcggcgccgggcgcgaGCTCGCTCCACTTCGACCGGAGGCGCGGCTTCGCCTTCGGCTCCAAG CTCAACTCTAGGACCAAGAGGCGAAGTAGTGTGGTCAGGGCCTCCTGGTCCCCCTCGGAGTCCctgccgccgtcctcgtcgATCGCGCCGCTCAGGATGGAATCGCCGGCGGGGCAGCTCCTCTCGCAGATCCTGCACACGCACCCGCAcctcctgcccgccgccgccgagcagcagctccagcagctCCAGACCGACCGCGAGGCTGAGAAAGACAAGGACAAGGAGAGCGGTGCAGGTGAGAAGCCGGCTCCAGCAAGTGGCGACCTGGTGCTGTACAG GCGGATTGCTGAAGTAAAGGAAAAGGAGCGGAGAAGGGCCTTGGAGGAGATACTCTACGCACTGGTTGTTCAGAAGTTTGTTGAAGCTGGTGTTTCTTTGGTTCCAGCTCTCTCGCACTCCATTGATTCTTCTGGAAGAGTTGACCAGTGGGCAGAAACTGTGGAAGAAAGGCTTCAGCGTTTGCACTCGCCCGAGGCCTATGAAATGATTGAGAACCATCTTGATCTCATTCTGGGGCAGCGTCAAGGTGATGCCACCATTGCGGCCATAAGTAAGCTTCGAGTTGGCCAAGTCTATGCTGCATCTGTGATGTATGGTTATTTCCTCAAGAGAGTCGATCAGAGATTTCAGCTCGAGAAGTCGATGAAGAGCCTCCCTTGGGGATCAGAAAAGGAAGACGATGCTTTGAATCAAGTTATGACGACGGACTCAATGCCCTCAACTCAGGCTTCTAGCTCTCATCCGGAGATGGCCTCATGGACCTCACCTAACTTCAGCACAGGAGGGCCTAGCCAATCTATCAAGCCTTGCCGCCTTAGATCGTATGTCATGTCATTTGATTCAGACACACTACAGAGGTATGCAACGGTTAGGTCAAAGGAGGCCTTTGGCATTATCGAGAAGCACACAGAGGCACTCTTTGGGAAACCAGAGGTTGTGATTACACCTGAAGGCACAGTTGATTCTTCCAAGGACGAACATATTAGGATCAGCTTCGCCGGGCTGAGAAGGCTGATCCTAGAGGCTGTTACTTTCGGATCCTTCCTCTGGGATGTTGAGAGCTTTGTGGACTCCAGGTACCATTTCGTGACCAACTAA
- the LOC117836943 gene encoding probable transmembrane ascorbate ferrireductase 3 — protein MAHEIFGGHHHSIVASRVAMLAHVLFLTTAVLMLVWLLHYRGGINIQSEDPEQIFNVHPFVMSWGFILLIGEAILAYSTIPMDHRTQKMAHMMIHLVGLILGIFGVYAAFKFHAAAVVPDLMSLHSWLGITAIALFGLQWLFGFVTFWLPAAHERTRNAAKPAHVMAGLAIFMLAVCAAQTGLVEKSAAAASAAEMKLINVTGIFILLYGVAVASAVAMRNAFS, from the exons ATGGCGCACGAGATATTCGGGGGGCACCACCACTCCATCGTGGCCTCGCGCGTGGCCATGCTCGCGCACGTGCTGTTCCTGACCACCGCCGTGCTCATGCTCGTCTGGCTGCTGCACTACCGGGGCGGCATCAACATACAGTCAGAGGACCCCGAGCAGATCTTCAAT GTTCATCCGTTTGTGATGTCCTGGGGGTTCATACTTCTTATTGGAGAAG CCATCCTGGCGTACTCGACGATCCCGATGGACCACCGGACGCAGAAGATGGCGCACATGATGATCCACCTGGTGGGCCTCATCCTGGGCATCTTCGGCGTGTACGCGGCGTTCAAGTTCCACGCCGCGGCCGTGGTTCCGGACCTGATGAGCCTCCACTCGTGGCTGGGCATCACCGCCATCGCACTCTTCGGCCTGCAGTGGCTCTTCGGCTTCGTCACCTTTTGGCTCCCCGCGGCGCACGAGCGCACCCGCAACGCGGCGAAGCCCGCGCACGTCATGGCCGGGCTGGCCATCTTCATGCTCGCCGTGTGCGCGGCCCAGACGGGGCTCGTGGagaagagcgccgccgccgcgtccgctgCCGAGATGAAGCTCATCAACGTCACGGgcatcttcatcctcctctacggggtcgccgtcgcctccgccgtcgcgaTGCGCAATGCCTTCTCGTAG